A window of the Serratia sarumanii genome harbors these coding sequences:
- a CDS encoding D-alanine--D-alanine ligase, which produces MADKVAVLLGGTSAERDVSLQSGAAVLAGLREAGIDAHGVDTRDFPVTQLKEQGFTKVFIALHGRGGEDGTLQGLLEFLELPYTGSGVMASALTMDKWRTKMVWQSMGLPVAPYVALNRQLYLGAEKAALLARVADLGLPLIVKPSREGSSVGMSKVTESAALEAALEEAFRHDDDVLVEKWLSGPEYTVAMLGDQVLPSIRIQPAGVFYDYQAKYISDDTQYFCPSGLSAEQEAEMAALALRAYRGLDCSGWGRVDVMQDSDGSFYLLEVNTSPGMTSHSLVPMAARQFGLSFSQLVARILELAD; this is translated from the coding sequence ATGGCTGATAAAGTTGCAGTTCTGCTGGGCGGCACCTCCGCTGAACGTGACGTTTCCCTGCAATCCGGCGCCGCGGTGCTGGCCGGGTTGCGCGAAGCCGGTATCGATGCGCACGGCGTCGATACCCGCGATTTCCCGGTGACCCAGCTGAAAGAGCAGGGGTTCACCAAGGTGTTTATCGCGCTGCACGGGCGCGGCGGCGAGGACGGCACCCTGCAGGGGCTGCTGGAGTTCCTCGAACTGCCTTATACCGGCAGCGGCGTGATGGCCTCGGCGCTGACCATGGACAAATGGCGCACCAAGATGGTGTGGCAGTCGATGGGCTTGCCGGTGGCGCCTTACGTGGCGCTGAATCGCCAGCTGTATCTCGGCGCTGAAAAAGCAGCGCTGCTGGCGCGCGTGGCGGATCTCGGCCTGCCGCTGATCGTCAAGCCGAGCCGCGAAGGCTCCAGCGTCGGCATGAGCAAGGTCACCGAGAGCGCCGCGTTGGAAGCCGCGCTGGAAGAGGCCTTCCGTCATGACGACGATGTGCTGGTGGAGAAATGGCTGAGCGGCCCGGAATATACCGTGGCGATGCTAGGCGACCAGGTGCTGCCGTCGATCCGCATCCAGCCGGCCGGCGTGTTTTACGACTACCAGGCCAAGTACATTTCGGACGACACGCAGTACTTCTGCCCGAGCGGTTTGAGCGCCGAGCAGGAAGCCGAGATGGCGGCGTTGGCGCTGCGCGCCTATCGCGGCCTGGACTGCAGCGGCTGGGGCCGCGTCGACGTGATGCAAGACAGCGATGGCAGCTTCTATCTGCTTGAGGTGAATACCTCTCCGGGCATGACCAGTCATAGCCTGGTGCCGATGGCGGCGCGCCAGTTTGGATTAAGCTTCTCGCAGTTGGTGGCGAGAATTTTGGAGTTGGCCGACTGA
- a CDS encoding DUF721 domain-containing protein, whose amino-acid sequence MRDSRPQLLDVLFDDASAGSKGPLHNVQQRAVALLKLNRAVKGLLPAPLHPWCRVANFRQGILVLETANASWMMRLRYEQPALLSALRAQILPSLSSIDIRINPALMAKGSHQVQNAEKAPEKPVPMRHLSLESAEELRGLASRSPEKLRKILERLAALAGEGTNTTSRDK is encoded by the coding sequence ATGCGCGATAGCCGTCCACAATTATTAGATGTCCTGTTCGACGACGCGTCTGCCGGCAGCAAAGGGCCGCTGCATAACGTCCAGCAACGCGCGGTGGCGCTGCTCAAGCTTAACCGTGCAGTGAAGGGCCTGTTGCCCGCTCCCCTGCATCCCTGGTGCCGCGTCGCGAATTTCCGACAGGGTATTTTAGTGCTCGAAACGGCAAATGCCAGTTGGATGATGCGCTTGCGCTACGAACAACCCGCTTTGCTGTCTGCACTACGAGCGCAAATTCTACCATCATTGTCGTCGATCGACATCAGGATTAATCCGGCCTTGATGGCGAAAGGCAGCCACCAGGTGCAAAACGCAGAGAAAGCGCCGGAAAAACCGGTGCCGATGCGGCATTTGAGTCTGGAAAGTGCGGAAGAACTGAGAGGATTGGCGAGCCGTAGCCCGGAAAAACTGCGCAAGATATTGGAACGGCTGGCTGCATTGGCCGGAGAGGGTACCAACACAACCAGTCGTGATAAGTAA
- the secM gene encoding secA translation cis-regulator SecM has product MIGILNRWRQFGRRYFWPHLLLGMVAATLGASSSLSGAPDQAALPNTSSSLNRQNAANGTFNSLALLQDAHRRPTFSVDYWQQHALRTVIRHLSFALAPQAVYARVQESEAEAEPPLQVAQLALLSTLNALLTHEPKPPTIIRHTHLEVLPTLARHQTGLWVAQVQGIRAGPAALV; this is encoded by the coding sequence GTGATCGGTATTCTAAATCGTTGGCGACAATTTGGCAGACGTTATTTCTGGCCCCATCTCCTGTTAGGGATGGTTGCGGCCACGCTTGGCGCGTCTTCCAGTTTGTCCGGCGCCCCCGATCAGGCCGCACTGCCGAATACGTCGTCCAGCCTTAACCGGCAAAATGCGGCCAATGGCACCTTCAACAGCCTGGCCCTGCTGCAGGACGCGCACCGCCGTCCTACCTTCAGCGTAGATTATTGGCAGCAACATGCGCTGCGCACCGTCATTCGTCACCTTTCTTTCGCGCTGGCGCCGCAGGCGGTTTATGCGCGGGTGCAGGAGAGCGAAGCCGAAGCGGAACCCCCTTTGCAGGTGGCGCAACTGGCGCTGCTGTCCACCCTCAACGCGCTGCTGACGCACGAGCCGAAGCCGCCGACCATCATTCGCCACACCCACCTTGAGGTGCTGCCAACGCTGGCACGGCACCAGACCGGCCTGTGGGTGGCGCAGGTACAGGGCATTCGCGCCGGGCCTGCCGCGCTCGTCTGA
- the secA gene encoding preprotein translocase subunit SecA: MLVKLLTKVFGSRNDRTLRRMRKVVEQINRMEPDMEKLSDDELKAKTNEFRARLEKGESLESLIPEAFAVVREASKRVFGMRHFDVQLLGGMVLNDRCIAEMRTGEGKTLTATLPAYLNALSGRGVHVVTVNDYLAQRDAENNRPLFEFLGLSIGINLPGMPAPAKREAYAADITYGTNNEYGFDYLRDNMAFSPEERVQRKLHYALVDEVDSILIDEARTPLIISGPAEDSSEMYIKVNKLIPKLIRQEKEDSDTFKGEGHFSVDEKARQVHLTERGLILIEEMLVEAGIMDEGESLYSPTNIMLMHHVTAALRAHVLFTRDVDYIVKDGEVIIVDEHTGRTMQGRRWSDGLHQAVEAKEGVEIQNENQTLASITFQNYFRLYEKLAGMTGTADTEAFEFSSIYKLDTIVVPTNRPMIRKDMPDLVYMTEKEKIGAIIEDIRERTAKGQPVLVGTISIEKSEVVSRELTKAGIDHKVLNAKFHAMEADIVAQAGQSGAVTIATNMAGRGTDIVLGGSWQAEVALLEAPTEEQIEAIKAAWKERHDAVLAAGGLHIIGTERHESRRIDNQLRGRSGRQGDAGSSRFYLSMEDALMRIFASDRVSGMMRKLGMKEGEAIEHPWVTKAIANAQRKVESRNFDIRKQLLEYDDVANDQRRAIYSQRNELLDVSDVSETIASIREDVFKSTIDNYITPQSLEEEWDIQGLEERLKNDFDLEMPIAQWLDKEPELHEETLRERILENAKEQYQRKEDVVGSEMMRNFEKGVMLQTLDSLWKEHLAAMDYLRQGIHLRGYAQKDPKQEYKRESFNMFATMLESLKYEVISVLSKVQVRMPEEVEALEQQRREEAERLAQHQQLSHHDENALVTEDPNAPVTAERKVGRNDPCPCGSGKKYKQCHGRLQ; encoded by the coding sequence ATGTTAGTGAAATTATTAACCAAAGTTTTTGGCAGCCGTAACGATCGTACCCTGCGCCGCATGCGCAAAGTGGTTGAGCAGATCAACCGCATGGAACCGGACATGGAAAAACTGTCCGATGATGAGCTGAAAGCGAAAACCAACGAATTCCGCGCGCGCCTGGAGAAGGGCGAATCGCTGGAAAGCCTGATCCCGGAAGCCTTCGCCGTAGTGCGTGAGGCGAGCAAACGCGTGTTCGGCATGCGTCATTTCGACGTGCAGCTGCTGGGTGGCATGGTGCTGAACGACCGCTGCATCGCCGAGATGCGCACCGGTGAAGGTAAAACCCTGACCGCCACGCTGCCGGCTTACCTGAACGCCCTGAGCGGCCGCGGGGTGCACGTCGTGACCGTCAACGACTATCTGGCGCAGCGTGACGCCGAAAACAACCGTCCGCTGTTCGAGTTCCTCGGCCTGAGCATCGGCATCAACCTGCCGGGCATGCCGGCGCCGGCCAAGCGCGAAGCTTACGCCGCCGACATCACCTACGGCACCAACAACGAATACGGCTTCGACTACCTGCGCGACAACATGGCGTTCAGCCCGGAAGAGCGCGTGCAGCGCAAACTGCACTATGCGCTGGTGGATGAGGTGGACTCCATCCTGATCGATGAAGCGCGTACGCCGCTGATCATCTCCGGCCCGGCCGAAGACAGCTCTGAGATGTACATCAAGGTCAACAAGCTGATCCCTAAACTGATCCGCCAGGAAAAAGAAGACTCCGACACCTTCAAGGGGGAAGGGCACTTCTCGGTGGATGAGAAGGCGCGCCAGGTCCACCTGACCGAACGCGGCCTGATCCTGATCGAAGAGATGCTGGTGGAAGCCGGCATCATGGATGAGGGCGAGTCGCTGTACTCGCCGACCAACATCATGTTGATGCACCACGTTACCGCCGCGCTGCGCGCCCACGTGCTTTTCACCCGCGACGTTGACTACATCGTGAAAGATGGCGAAGTGATCATCGTCGACGAACACACCGGCCGTACCATGCAGGGCCGCCGTTGGTCCGACGGCCTGCACCAGGCGGTGGAAGCCAAAGAAGGCGTGGAGATCCAGAACGAGAACCAGACGCTGGCTTCGATCACCTTCCAGAACTACTTCCGTCTGTACGAGAAGCTGGCGGGGATGACCGGTACCGCCGATACCGAAGCCTTCGAATTCAGCTCGATCTACAAGCTGGACACCATCGTGGTGCCAACCAACCGTCCGATGATCCGTAAGGATATGCCGGATCTGGTGTACATGACCGAGAAAGAGAAGATCGGCGCCATCATCGAAGACATCCGCGAGCGTACCGCCAAAGGCCAGCCGGTGCTGGTGGGCACCATCTCGATCGAGAAATCTGAAGTGGTTTCCCGCGAACTGACCAAAGCGGGCATCGACCACAAGGTGCTGAACGCCAAGTTCCACGCCATGGAAGCGGACATCGTCGCCCAGGCCGGCCAGAGCGGCGCGGTGACCATCGCCACCAACATGGCGGGCCGTGGTACCGATATCGTGCTGGGCGGCAGCTGGCAGGCCGAAGTGGCGCTGCTGGAAGCGCCGACCGAAGAGCAGATTGAAGCCATCAAAGCCGCCTGGAAAGAACGCCACGACGCGGTGCTGGCGGCGGGCGGCCTGCATATCATCGGCACCGAGCGCCATGAATCGCGCCGTATCGATAACCAGCTGCGCGGCCGTTCCGGTCGTCAGGGCGATGCCGGTTCATCCCGCTTCTACCTGTCGATGGAAGATGCCCTGATGCGTATCTTCGCCTCGGATCGCGTGTCCGGCATGATGCGTAAACTGGGTATGAAAGAAGGCGAAGCGATTGAGCACCCGTGGGTGACCAAGGCGATCGCCAACGCCCAGCGCAAGGTAGAGAGCCGCAACTTCGACATCCGTAAGCAGCTGCTGGAATACGACGACGTCGCCAACGATCAGCGCCGTGCCATCTACAGCCAGCGTAACGAATTGCTGGACGTGTCCGACGTGAGCGAAACCATCGCCAGCATCCGCGAGGACGTGTTCAAGAGCACCATCGACAACTACATCACGCCGCAGTCGCTGGAAGAAGAGTGGGACATTCAGGGGTTGGAAGAGCGCCTGAAGAACGACTTCGATCTGGAGATGCCGATCGCACAATGGCTGGACAAAGAGCCGGAGCTGCACGAAGAGACGCTGCGCGAACGCATTCTGGAGAACGCCAAAGAGCAGTACCAGCGTAAGGAAGACGTGGTCGGCAGCGAAATGATGCGCAACTTCGAGAAGGGCGTGATGCTGCAGACGCTGGACTCCCTGTGGAAAGAGCACCTGGCGGCGATGGACTACCTGCGTCAGGGTATCCACCTGCGCGGCTATGCGCAGAAGGATCCGAAGCAGGAGTACAAGCGTGAATCCTTCAACATGTTCGCCACCATGCTGGAATCGCTGAAATACGAAGTGATCAGCGTGCTGAGCAAGGTTCAGGTGCGGATGCCGGAAGAGGTGGAAGCGCTGGAACAGCAGCGCCGTGAAGAGGCCGAGCGCCTGGCACAGCACCAACAGTTGAGCCACCACGACGAGAACGCGCTGGTGACCGAAGATCCGAACGCGCCGGTGACCGCCGAGCGTAAAGTGGGCCGCAACGATCCATGCCCATGCGGCTCCGGCAAGAAATACAAGCAGTGCCACGGCCGCCTGCAGTAA
- the ftsZ gene encoding cell division protein FtsZ: protein MFEPMELTNDAVIKVIGVGGGGGNAVEHMVRERIEGVEFFAVNTDAQALRKTAVGQTIQIGSGITKGLGAGANPEVGRNSAEEDREALRAALDGADMVFIAAGMGGGTGTGAAPVVAEVAKDLGILTVAVVTKPFNFEGKKRMAFAEQGIAELSKHVDSLITIPNDKLLKVLGRGISLLDAFGAANDVLKGAVQGIAELITRPGLMNVDFADVRTVMSEMGYAMMGSGVACGEDRAEEAAEMAISSPLLEDIDLSGARGVLVNITAGFDLRLDEFETVGNTIRAFASDNATVVIGTSLDPEMNDELRVTVVATGIGMDKRPEITLVTNKQASQPVMDHRYQQHGMSPLPQEVKPAAKVVNDQAAQPNKEPDYLDIPAFLRKQAD, encoded by the coding sequence ATGTTTGAACCAATGGAACTAACCAATGACGCGGTGATTAAAGTCATCGGCGTCGGCGGCGGCGGTGGCAACGCCGTTGAACACATGGTGCGCGAGCGCATCGAAGGTGTTGAATTCTTCGCTGTGAACACGGACGCCCAGGCGCTCCGCAAAACGGCGGTTGGCCAAACCATCCAGATCGGTAGCGGTATTACCAAAGGTCTGGGTGCGGGCGCGAACCCGGAAGTGGGTCGCAATTCAGCGGAAGAAGACCGCGAAGCCCTGCGCGCAGCGCTGGACGGCGCAGACATGGTCTTCATCGCGGCCGGCATGGGTGGCGGTACCGGTACCGGTGCGGCGCCAGTGGTGGCTGAAGTGGCTAAAGATTTGGGTATTCTGACCGTGGCCGTGGTGACCAAGCCTTTCAACTTCGAAGGCAAGAAGCGCATGGCATTCGCGGAGCAGGGTATCGCTGAGCTGTCCAAACACGTGGACTCGCTGATCACCATCCCGAACGACAAATTGCTGAAAGTTCTGGGGCGCGGCATCTCTCTGCTGGACGCGTTCGGCGCGGCCAACGACGTGCTGAAAGGCGCGGTGCAGGGTATCGCCGAGCTGATCACCCGTCCGGGCCTGATGAACGTCGACTTCGCCGACGTGCGCACCGTGATGTCCGAAATGGGCTACGCGATGATGGGTTCCGGCGTGGCTTGCGGTGAAGACCGTGCCGAAGAAGCTGCCGAAATGGCGATCTCCAGCCCACTGCTGGAAGACATCGACCTGTCCGGCGCGCGCGGCGTGCTGGTCAACATTACCGCTGGCTTCGACCTGCGTCTGGATGAGTTCGAAACCGTGGGTAACACCATCCGTGCGTTCGCTTCCGACAACGCGACCGTGGTTATCGGTACCTCGCTGGATCCGGAAATGAACGACGAACTGCGCGTTACCGTGGTTGCAACCGGTATCGGTATGGACAAGCGTCCTGAAATCACCCTGGTGACCAATAAACAGGCCAGCCAGCCGGTGATGGATCACCGTTATCAGCAGCACGGCATGTCGCCTCTGCCGCAGGAAGTGAAACCTGCCGCCAAGGTGGTCAACGACCAAGCTGCGCAGCCGAATAAAGAGCCCGACTATCTTGATATTCCAGCCTTCCTGCGTAAGCAGGCAGACTAA
- the lpxC gene encoding UDP-3-O-acyl-N-acetylglucosamine deacetylase, with translation MIKQRTLKRIVQATGVGLHTGKKVTLTMRPAPANTGVIYRRTDLNPPVDFPADAKSVRDTMLCTCLVNEHDVRISTVEHLNAALAGLGIDNIVIEVDAAEIPIMDGSASPFVFLLLDAGIEELNSAKKFLRLKETVRVEDGDKWAELSPHNGFRLDFTIDFNHPAIDASSQRYRLDFSAESFVRQISRARTFGFMRDIEYLQSRGLALGGSFDCAIVVDDYRVLNEDGLRFEDEFVRHKMLDAIGDLFMCGHNIIGAFTAYKSGHALNNKLLQAVLAKQEAWEYVTFQDEAEMPLAFKAPSTVLA, from the coding sequence ATGATCAAACAAAGGACATTAAAACGTATTGTTCAGGCGACTGGTGTCGGTTTGCATACCGGCAAGAAAGTCACGCTGACAATGCGCCCAGCGCCGGCTAATACCGGGGTCATCTATCGTCGCACTGACTTGAATCCACCGGTTGATTTTCCGGCTGATGCAAAATCCGTGCGTGATACCATGCTCTGTACTTGCCTGGTGAATGAGCATGACGTGCGTATTTCGACCGTTGAGCACCTCAACGCCGCGCTGGCTGGGTTGGGCATCGACAACATCGTTATCGAAGTCGACGCCGCTGAAATCCCAATCATGGACGGCAGCGCCAGTCCGTTCGTGTTCTTGCTGCTGGATGCCGGCATCGAAGAACTGAACTCGGCGAAGAAATTCCTGCGTCTGAAAGAGACCGTGCGTGTTGAAGATGGCGACAAATGGGCTGAGCTGTCCCCGCATAACGGGTTCCGCCTGGACTTCACCATCGACTTCAACCACCCGGCTATCGACGCCAGCTCTCAGCGCTATCGTCTTGATTTCTCGGCTGAGTCGTTCGTGCGTCAAATCAGCCGCGCGCGCACCTTCGGGTTTATGCGCGACATCGAATACCTGCAGTCCCGCGGCCTGGCCCTGGGCGGCAGCTTCGACTGTGCCATCGTGGTGGATGACTACCGCGTGCTGAACGAAGACGGCCTGCGTTTCGAAGACGAATTCGTACGTCACAAAATGCTGGACGCCATCGGCGACCTGTTCATGTGCGGCCACAACATCATTGGCGCGTTTACCGCGTACAAGTCTGGCCACGCGTTGAACAACAAACTGCTGCAGGCCGTGCTGGCCAAGCAGGAAGCGTGGGAATACGTGACCTTCCAGGACGAAGCCGAAATGCCGTTGGCATTCAAGGCACCGTCCACCGTATTGGCGTAA
- the murC gene encoding UDP-N-acetylmuramate--L-alanine ligase, whose translation MNTQQLAKLRTIVPEMRRVRHIHFVGIGGAGMGGIAEVLANEGYQISGSDLAPNPVTQQLSALGATIYFNHRPENVLDASVVVVSTAISADNPEIVAAREARIPVIRRAEMLAELMRFRHGIAIAGTHGKTTTTAMVSSIYAEARLDPTFVNGGLVKAAGTHARLGSSRYLIAEADESDASFLHLQPMVAVVTNIEADHMDTYQGDFENLKQTFINFLHNLPFYGRAVMCIDDPVVRELLPRVGRHITTYGFSEDADVRIEDYRQIGPQGHFTLSRQDKPLLTVTLNAPGRHNALNAAAAVAVATEEGIDDEDILRALAGFQGTGRRFDFLGEFPLEPVNGKAGSAMLVDDYGHHPTEVDATLKAARAGWPDKRLVMIFQPHRYTRTRDLYDDFANVLSQVDVLLMLDVYAAGEAPIPGADSRSLCRTIRSRGKLDPILVSDADTVPETLAQLLQDEDLVLVQGAGNVGKIARKLAELKLQPPKKEEEHHG comes from the coding sequence ATGAATACACAACAACTGGCGAAACTACGTACTATCGTGCCCGAGATGCGTCGCGTCCGGCACATTCACTTTGTCGGCATCGGTGGTGCCGGCATGGGTGGTATCGCCGAAGTGTTGGCAAACGAAGGGTATCAGATCAGCGGCTCCGACCTGGCGCCGAATCCGGTCACCCAACAGTTGAGCGCGCTCGGGGCGACGATTTACTTCAATCACCGTCCGGAAAACGTGCTGGATGCGAGCGTGGTAGTGGTGTCTACCGCCATCTCCGCCGACAACCCGGAGATCGTCGCCGCCCGTGAAGCGCGCATCCCGGTGATCCGCCGCGCAGAGATGCTGGCGGAGCTGATGCGTTTTCGCCACGGCATCGCTATCGCCGGCACGCACGGCAAAACCACCACCACGGCGATGGTCTCGAGCATTTACGCCGAAGCCCGCCTGGACCCGACCTTTGTCAACGGCGGGCTGGTGAAGGCGGCGGGCACCCATGCGCGACTGGGGTCCAGCCGTTATCTGATCGCGGAAGCGGATGAGAGCGATGCGTCGTTCCTGCATCTGCAGCCGATGGTGGCCGTGGTCACCAATATCGAAGCCGACCACATGGACACCTACCAGGGCGACTTTGAGAACCTGAAGCAGACGTTTATCAATTTCTTGCACAACCTGCCGTTCTACGGCCGCGCGGTGATGTGCATCGACGATCCGGTAGTGCGCGAGCTGTTGCCGCGCGTGGGTCGCCACATCACCACCTATGGCTTCAGTGAAGATGCCGATGTGCGCATCGAAGACTACCGGCAGATTGGGCCGCAGGGGCACTTTACCCTGAGCCGTCAGGACAAGCCGTTGCTGACGGTGACGCTGAACGCGCCGGGCCGCCACAATGCGTTGAACGCCGCAGCGGCGGTAGCGGTAGCGACCGAAGAAGGCATCGACGACGAAGATATCCTGCGCGCGCTGGCGGGCTTCCAGGGCACCGGGCGCCGCTTCGATTTCCTCGGCGAGTTCCCGCTGGAGCCGGTCAACGGCAAAGCGGGCAGCGCGATGCTGGTGGACGACTACGGCCACCATCCGACCGAAGTGGACGCCACGCTGAAAGCGGCGCGCGCCGGCTGGCCGGACAAGCGTCTGGTGATGATCTTCCAGCCGCACCGTTATACGCGCACCCGCGATCTGTACGACGATTTCGCCAACGTGCTGTCGCAGGTGGATGTGCTGCTGATGCTCGACGTGTACGCCGCCGGCGAAGCGCCGATCCCGGGCGCGGACAGCCGTTCGCTGTGCCGCACCATCCGCAGCCGCGGCAAGCTGGATCCGATCCTGGTTTCCGATGCCGATACCGTGCCGGAAACCCTGGCGCAGCTGCTGCAGGATGAAGACCTGGTGCTGGTGCAAGGCGCCGGCAACGTGGGCAAAATCGCCCGTAAACTGGCCGAGCTGAAGCTGCAGCCGCCGAAGAAAGAGGAGGAGCACCATGGCTGA
- the ftsQ gene encoding cell division protein FtsQ translates to MSQAALNARDREVDNGPRRSNGTQLAGMIFLLMVLGTVVWSGWAVLGWMKDASRLPLSRLVVTGERHYTTNDDIRQAILALGAPGTFMTQDVDVIQQQIERLPWIKQASVRKQWPDELKIHLVEYVPVARWNDLHMVDAEGKAFSVPAERAGKQKLPLLYGPEGSEQDVLEGYRAMSASLAASKYTLKMAAMTARHSWQLALDNDVRLELGRDDRNGRLQRFIELYPVLQQQGQAESKRVSYVDLRYESGASVGWAPVLVDPQALGGQQNSNQQQNQAQAKQQ, encoded by the coding sequence ATGTCGCAAGCTGCCCTGAATGCGCGCGATCGCGAGGTGGATAACGGCCCGCGCCGCAGCAATGGAACCCAGTTGGCGGGAATGATTTTCCTGCTGATGGTGTTGGGAACGGTTGTGTGGAGCGGTTGGGCGGTGCTTGGCTGGATGAAAGACGCCAGTCGCCTGCCGCTCTCAAGGCTGGTGGTGACCGGCGAACGCCACTACACCACCAACGATGATATTCGTCAGGCGATCCTGGCGCTGGGCGCGCCCGGCACCTTTATGACGCAGGATGTGGACGTTATCCAGCAGCAGATCGAGCGTCTGCCGTGGATCAAGCAGGCCAGCGTGCGCAAACAATGGCCGGATGAGCTGAAGATCCATCTGGTGGAGTACGTCCCGGTGGCGCGCTGGAACGATTTGCACATGGTGGACGCCGAAGGTAAAGCGTTCAGCGTGCCGGCGGAGCGGGCGGGCAAGCAGAAGTTGCCGCTGCTCTACGGGCCGGAAGGGAGCGAGCAGGATGTGCTGGAAGGCTATCGGGCGATGAGCGCTTCGTTGGCGGCCAGCAAATATACGCTGAAAATGGCGGCGATGACCGCGCGCCATTCCTGGCAGCTGGCGCTGGACAACGATGTCCGGCTTGAGCTGGGGCGCGATGACCGCAATGGGCGTTTGCAGCGGTTTATCGAGCTTTACCCGGTATTGCAGCAGCAGGGCCAGGCGGAGAGCAAGCGTGTCAGCTATGTCGATCTGCGCTACGAGTCCGGCGCTTCGGTAGGGTGGGCTCCGGTGTTGGTCGATCCGCAGGCGCTTGGCGGTCAGCAAAACAGTAATCAGCAACAGAATCAGGCACAGGCAAAACAACAATGA
- the ftsA gene encoding cell division protein FtsA — protein sequence MIKSTDRKLVVGLEIGTAKVSALVGEVLPDGMVNIIGVGSCPSRGMDKGGVNDLESVVKCVQRAIDQAELMADCQISSVYLALSGKHISCQNEIGMVPISEEEVTQDDVENVVHTAKSVRVRDEHRILHVIPQEYAIDYQEGIKNPVGLSGVRMQAKVHLITCHNDMAKNIVKAVERCGLKVDQLIFAGLAASYAVLTEDERELGVCVVDIGGGTMDMAVYTGGALRHTKVIPYAGNVVTSDIAYAFGTPPTDAEAIKVRHGCALGSIVSKDENVEVPSVGGRPPRSLQRQTLAEVIEPRYTELLNLVNDEILQLQEQLRQQGVKHHLAAGIVLTGGAAQIDGLAACAQRVFHTQVRIGQPLNITGLTDYAQEPYYSTAVGLLHYGKESHLSGETEVEKRASVGNWFKRINSWLRKEF from the coding sequence ATGATCAAGTCGACGGACAGAAAACTGGTAGTTGGACTGGAGATCGGTACTGCAAAAGTCTCCGCGTTGGTAGGGGAAGTTCTGCCCGATGGCATGGTCAACATTATCGGGGTGGGCAGCTGCCCGTCTCGCGGTATGGATAAGGGTGGCGTAAACGACCTGGAGTCGGTGGTGAAGTGCGTACAGCGCGCCATCGATCAGGCCGAGCTGATGGCGGACTGCCAGATCTCCTCGGTGTATCTGGCGCTGTCGGGCAAACACATCAGCTGCCAGAACGAAATCGGCATGGTGCCGATTTCGGAAGAGGAAGTGACGCAGGACGACGTGGAGAACGTGGTGCACACCGCCAAATCGGTGCGCGTGCGCGACGAACACCGCATCCTGCACGTGATTCCTCAGGAATACGCCATCGATTATCAGGAAGGCATCAAAAACCCGGTTGGGCTGTCCGGCGTGCGCATGCAGGCCAAGGTGCATCTGATTACCTGCCATAACGATATGGCGAAGAACATCGTCAAGGCCGTGGAACGTTGCGGCCTGAAAGTTGACCAACTTATTTTCGCCGGTCTGGCCGCGAGCTACGCGGTGCTGACCGAAGATGAACGCGAACTCGGCGTTTGCGTGGTGGATATCGGCGGCGGCACCATGGATATGGCGGTGTACACCGGCGGTGCGCTGCGCCACACCAAAGTGATCCCTTATGCCGGGAACGTGGTCACCAGCGATATCGCCTACGCCTTCGGCACGCCGCCGACCGACGCGGAAGCGATTAAAGTTCGACACGGCTGTGCGCTTGGGTCGATTGTTAGCAAGGATGAGAATGTAGAGGTGCCTAGCGTCGGGGGACGTCCTCCGCGCAGTCTGCAAAGACAGACGCTGGCTGAAGTCATTGAGCCACGCTACACCGAACTGTTGAATCTGGTTAACGATGAAATTTTGCAATTGCAGGAGCAACTGCGTCAGCAAGGGGTGAAGCATCATCTGGCGGCAGGTATCGTGCTGACCGGTGGCGCCGCCCAGATTGATGGCCTGGCAGCCTGTGCGCAACGGGTGTTCCACACTCAGGTACGCATCGGCCAACCCTTGAACATCACGGGTCTGACGGATTATGCGCAGGAGCCTTACTACTCGACGGCGGTAGGTCTGCTGCACTATGGAAAAGAGTCTCACCTGAGCGGTGAGACGGAAGTAGAAAAACGCGCCTCGGTGGGCAATTGGTTTAAACGCATCAATAGCTGGCTGAGAAAAGAGTTTTAA